From one Brevibacterium sp. 'Marine' genomic stretch:
- a CDS encoding ABC transporter ATP-binding protein: MLTIDNISKTFFPGTVNERKALQGLSLELDESDFVTVIGSNGAGKSTLLNTISGRLPIDTGSIAIDGAEVSRMPEYKRAGYLGRVFQDPMAGTAPDLTIEQNLSLALKRGKPRGLGRGTTSERREHFKEELATLELGLENRLKTKVGLLSGGQRQALSLLMAGFTQPRILLLDEHTAALDPQRAALVSTLTKKIVEADGLTTLMVTHNMEQAIALGNRLIMMHEGRIIYQASAEEKKDLTVETLLGEFSKLKGATLGDRALLN; this comes from the coding sequence ATGCTCACGATCGACAATATCTCCAAGACCTTCTTCCCCGGCACCGTCAACGAACGCAAGGCACTGCAAGGGCTTTCGCTCGAACTCGACGAATCCGACTTCGTCACCGTCATCGGCTCCAACGGTGCCGGAAAATCGACGCTACTCAACACCATCTCCGGCCGTCTGCCCATCGACACCGGATCGATCGCCATCGACGGCGCCGAGGTCTCGCGGATGCCCGAATACAAACGAGCGGGATACCTGGGCCGAGTCTTCCAGGATCCGATGGCCGGAACCGCTCCGGACCTCACGATCGAACAGAACCTCTCTCTTGCGCTCAAGCGCGGAAAGCCGCGCGGGCTGGGACGGGGGACCACCTCGGAACGGCGCGAACACTTCAAAGAGGAGCTGGCGACTCTCGAACTCGGCCTCGAGAACCGGCTGAAGACGAAGGTCGGACTGCTCTCCGGCGGACAGCGGCAGGCACTGAGCCTGCTCATGGCCGGATTCACTCAGCCGCGGATCCTGCTGCTCGACGAGCACACCGCCGCTCTCGACCCGCAGCGTGCTGCTCTGGTGTCGACCCTGACGAAGAAGATCGTCGAGGCCGACGGGCTGACCACCCTCATGGTCACCCACAATATGGAGCAGGCGATCGCGCTGGGCAACCGGCTGATCATGATGCACGAGGGACGGATCATCTACCAGGCTTCGGCCGAGGAGAAGAAGGACCTGACCGTCGAGACCCTGCTCGGCGAATTCTCGAAGCTCAAGGGAGCGACGCTCGGCGATCGGGCACTGCTGAACTGA